In the Colletotrichum higginsianum IMI 349063 chromosome 7 map unlocalized unitig_7, whole genome shotgun sequence genome, one interval contains:
- a CDS encoding Ring finger domain-containing protein, protein MFAPRNNGPPPSYHSSANSSLVGGFGGDDGFDSDPPQYDWVMAADVGSPREEQRPSTRSRIAQREQPLASSSHEAPRRAHYYRATSAEIMADFDFPVPTPKQTPAVTETAGPSTSPARPQRGYLLPTPASILAGFDVAPFSPQTTGGSTSTAATTPPMPSPSTRPAYNSRLDSWSANNPYVALLEQKEQAMTVAFLRSQDAGSGSRSADLAADDFSFGQRYHKAADTTDVVVTRQRLPANDLGGSRECPICAETRDPASFPVLSVTPTCTHPPEACLDCLQTSIRSDLNSKLWTEIRCPECREPLEYVDIQKYADEETFARYEALALRAAMAEADTFIWCTANCGSGQLHDMGGDRPLVTCLHCGQRSCFTHGIAWHENLSCDEYDALLRDPENFRSRIEMEHDDEHDLAPARRALEDADRAVAQGLMAEQRAEAREREAQERDEKERARKAVALARKVAARRKAEEEQSRATVSRTTRPCPGCGWAIEKNSGWTDDADDDTTTTHSSHMTCSKCKHEFCYDCGADHKRVLKFDNSVHSEGCRFHPNNMFD, encoded by the exons ATGTTCGCCCCTCGCAATAAcgggccgccgcccagctaTCACTCCAGCGCCAACTCCTCTCTGGTGGGAGGCTTTGGCGGTGACGATGGATTCGACTCCGACCCCCCTCAGTACGACTGGGTGATGGCGGCAGACGTGGGATCTCCAAGGGAAGAGCAACGGCCCTCGACACGGTCGCGGATCGCACAGCGGGAGCAGCcgctggcctcctcctcccacgaGGCCCCGCGACGTGCCCACTACTACCGCGCGACCAGCGCCGAGATCATGGCCGACTTCGACTTCCCCGTACCGACACCCAAGCAGACCCCAGCCGTGACAGAGACGGCGGGACCGTCCACCTCGCCCGCTCGACCGCAGAGGGGCTATCTCCtcccgacgccggcgtcgattctcgccggcttcgacgtcGCCCCTTTCTCGCCCCAGACCACGGGtggcagcaccagcaccgccgccaccaccccgcccatgccgtcgccgtctaCGCGCCCGGCGTACAACTCGAGACTGGACTCGTGGAGCGCCAACAACCCGTACgttgccctcctcgagcaAAAGGAGCAGGCCATGACGGTGGCCTTCCTGCGGAGCCAGGACGCGGGCTCCGGGTCGCGTTCTGCCGACCTTGCAGCCGATGACTTTAG CTTCGGCCAAAGATATCACAAGGCGGCAGACACTACAGATGTCGTCGTTACTCGACAGAGGCTTCCGGCCAATGATCTCGGCGGTTCGAGAGAATGCCCCATCTGTGCCGAGACGAGAGACCCGGCCTCCTTTCCCGTGCTGAGCGTCACGCCGACGTGTACGCATCCTCCCGAGGCGTGCTTGGACTGCTTGCAAACCTCCATCAGGTCGGACTTGAACAGCAAGCTGTGGACGGAAATCCGGTGCCCAGAGTGCCGTGAGCCTCTAGAATACGTCGATATCCAGAAGTATGCGGACGAGGAGACGTTCGCCCG gTACGAGGCTTTGGCCCTCCGAGcagccatggccgaggccgacaccTTCATCTGGTGCACCGCCAACTGCGGCTCGGGCCAGCTCCACGACATGGGCGGGGACCGGCCCCTGGTGACCTGCTTACACTGCGGCCAGCGCTCCTGCTTCACCCACGGCATCGCGTGGCACGAGAACCTGTCGTGCGACGAGTACGACGCGCTGCTGCGCGACCCCGAGAACTTCCGCTCGCGCATCGAGATGgagcacgacgacgagcacgaCCTGGccccggcgcggcgggcgctcgaggacgccgaccgCGCCGTGGCCCAGGGCCTCATGGCGGAGCagagggccgaggcgcggGAGCGCGAGGCGCAGGAGCgcgacgagaaggagagggcgCGCAAGGCCGTGGCCCTGGCCAGGAAGGTCGCGGCCCGCcgcaaggccgaggaagagcagAGCCGGGCGACGGTGAgccggacgacgaggccgtgtCCCGGGTGCGGCTGGGCCATCGAGAAGAACTCGGGCTG GACCGACGACGCTGACGACgatacgacgacgacgcacaGCTCACACATGACTT GTTCGAAATGCAAACACGAGTTCTGCTACGACTGCGGAGCGGATCACAAGCGTGTCCTGAAGTTCGACAACAGCGTACACAGCGAGGGCTGCCGCTTTCACCCGAACAACATGTTCGACTAG